In Streptomyces sp. NBC_00878, a single window of DNA contains:
- a CDS encoding trans-aconitate 2-methyltransferase, with protein MTTDIGADWAAWQESWDRQQEWYLPDREERLRVMLDMVEALVGPEPRVLDLACGTGSITARLFERFPQAVSTGVDLDPALLTIAEGTFRGDDRVTFVTADLKDPDWPAKLPYDSYDAVLTATALHWLHSEPLAVLYGQVAELVRDGGVFMNADHMIDESTPQINAADSAQRHARMNLAKEAGVLGWTEWWQLAAQDPVLAEPTARRFEIYGEHADGDTPSAEWHARVLREKGFAESRAVWRSPSDALILALK; from the coding sequence ATGACGACCGACATCGGAGCCGACTGGGCTGCCTGGCAGGAGAGCTGGGACCGGCAGCAGGAGTGGTACCTCCCGGACCGCGAGGAGCGCTTGCGGGTCATGCTCGACATGGTCGAGGCGCTGGTCGGTCCCGAGCCGCGCGTCCTGGACCTCGCGTGCGGTACGGGAAGTATCACGGCCCGCCTCTTCGAAAGGTTTCCGCAGGCGGTCAGTACCGGCGTCGATCTCGACCCCGCGCTCCTGACCATCGCCGAGGGCACCTTCCGGGGTGACGACCGGGTCACCTTCGTCACGGCCGACCTCAAGGACCCCGACTGGCCCGCGAAGCTGCCGTACGACTCTTACGACGCCGTTCTCACCGCCACCGCCCTCCACTGGCTGCACAGCGAACCCCTCGCGGTCCTCTACGGTCAGGTCGCGGAACTCGTTCGCGACGGCGGTGTGTTCATGAACGCGGACCACATGATCGACGAGTCCACTCCGCAGATCAACGCGGCGGACAGCGCGCAGCGGCATGCGCGGATGAACCTGGCCAAGGAGGCCGGGGTGCTCGGCTGGACCGAGTGGTGGCAGCTCGCCGCCCAGGATCCCGTCCTCGCCGAGCCCACGGCTCGCCGCTTCGAGATCTACGGCGAGCACGCGGACGGTGACACCCCCTCTGCCGAATGGCACGCGCGCGTACTGCGCGAAAAGGGCTTCGCGGAGTCCCGCGCGGTATGGCGCTCCCCGTCGGACGCACTGATCCTGGCCCTCAAGTAG
- a CDS encoding amino acid ABC transporter ATP-binding protein yields MTDQLSKAAPGAAPMVKSEGVHKSFGPLEVLKGIDLEVKPGEVFCLIGPSGSGKSTFLRCINHLEKINAGRLYVDGELVGYRQKGDKLYELKDSEVALKRRDIGMVFQRFNLFPHMTALDNVMEAPIQVKGVSKAQARERAGQLLERVGLADKAGSYPSQLSGGQQQRVAIARALAMDPKLMLFDEPTSALDPELVGDVLDVMRDLAESGMTMIVVTHEMGFAREVGDSLVFMDEGVVVESGNPRDVLTNPQQERTQSFLSKVL; encoded by the coding sequence ATGACCGACCAGCTGAGCAAGGCGGCCCCCGGTGCCGCCCCCATGGTCAAGTCGGAGGGCGTGCACAAGTCCTTCGGCCCCCTCGAGGTCCTCAAGGGCATCGACCTGGAGGTGAAGCCGGGCGAGGTCTTCTGCCTCATCGGCCCCTCCGGCTCGGGCAAGTCGACGTTCCTCAGGTGCATCAACCACCTGGAAAAGATCAACGCCGGACGGCTGTACGTCGACGGGGAGCTGGTCGGCTACCGCCAGAAGGGCGACAAGCTGTACGAGCTCAAGGACAGCGAGGTCGCGCTGAAGCGGCGGGACATCGGCATGGTGTTCCAGCGCTTCAACCTGTTCCCGCACATGACGGCGCTGGACAACGTCATGGAGGCGCCGATCCAGGTCAAGGGCGTCAGCAAGGCGCAGGCGCGCGAGCGCGCGGGGCAACTGCTGGAGCGGGTCGGCCTCGCCGACAAGGCGGGCAGCTACCCGTCGCAGCTCTCCGGCGGCCAGCAGCAGCGGGTCGCGATCGCCCGGGCCCTCGCGATGGACCCGAAGCTGATGCTGTTCGACGAGCCCACCTCCGCCCTCGACCCAGAGCTCGTCGGCGACGTCCTCGACGTCATGCGCGACCTCGCCGAGTCCGGTATGACGATGATCGTCGTCACCCACGAGATGGGCTTCGCCCGGGAGGTCGGCGACTCGCTGGTCTTCATGGACGAGGGTGTGGTGGTCGAGTCCGGTAACCCACGGGACGTGTTGACGAATCCGCAGCAGGAACGGACGCAGTCGTTCCTGTCGAAGGTGCTCTAG
- a CDS encoding amino acid ABC transporter permease — translation MTADIDKTTGPQDTPPAGPEAIKAIPVRHYGRYVSAVVAIALLVSIIYAFSQGKINWGAIPDYFFNDRVLAGVGRTLMLTVLAMLIGVFGGILLAVMRLSTNPVTSSIAWFYIWFFRGTPVLVQLIVWFNLGLVFEYINLGPIYKDYWSSFMTPLLTALLGLGLNEAAYMAEICRAGLLSVDEGQTEASHALGMSHSKTLRRIVIPQAMRVIVPPTGNEVINMLKTTSLVSVIQYSELLRVAQDIGQTSGAPAEMLFLAAAWYLLLTSIFSVGQYYLERYYARGSSRSLPPTPWQKIRKNVLSLSSRTSRKGATA, via the coding sequence GTGACTGCTGACATCGACAAGACCACGGGGCCGCAGGACACACCCCCGGCCGGACCGGAGGCCATCAAGGCGATCCCGGTCCGGCACTACGGGCGGTACGTCTCCGCCGTGGTGGCCATCGCGCTCCTCGTCTCGATCATCTACGCCTTCTCGCAGGGCAAGATCAACTGGGGCGCGATCCCCGACTACTTCTTCAACGACCGCGTCCTCGCCGGCGTGGGCAGGACGCTCATGCTGACCGTGCTGGCCATGCTGATCGGTGTCTTCGGCGGCATCCTGCTGGCCGTGATGCGCCTGTCGACGAACCCGGTGACCTCGTCCATCGCGTGGTTCTACATCTGGTTCTTCCGTGGTACGCCGGTGCTGGTCCAGCTCATCGTCTGGTTCAACCTGGGCCTGGTGTTCGAGTACATCAACCTCGGTCCGATCTACAAGGACTACTGGTCCAGCTTCATGACGCCGCTGCTGACGGCGCTGCTGGGCCTGGGCCTGAACGAGGCCGCGTACATGGCCGAGATCTGCCGTGCGGGCCTGCTCTCGGTCGACGAGGGCCAGACCGAGGCCAGCCACGCGCTGGGCATGAGCCACAGCAAGACCCTGCGCCGGATCGTGATCCCGCAGGCGATGCGCGTGATCGTGCCGCCCACGGGCAACGAGGTCATCAACATGCTGAAGACGACCTCGCTGGTCTCGGTGATCCAGTACTCCGAACTACTGCGCGTGGCCCAGGACATCGGCCAGACTTCCGGCGCCCCGGCGGAGATGCTGTTCCTCGCCGCGGCCTGGTACCTGCTGCTGACCTCGATCTTCAGCGTCGGCCAGTACTACCTGGAGCGCTACTACGCCCGCGGCTCCAGCCGCAGTCTGCCGCCCACCCCGTGGCAGAAGATCAGGAAGAACGTGCTCTCCCTGTCGAGCCGTACGAGCCGCAAGGGGGCCACGGCATGA